Proteins encoded together in one Bombus affinis isolate iyBomAffi1 chromosome 2, iyBomAffi1.2, whole genome shotgun sequence window:
- the LOC126923097 gene encoding protein windpipe yields the protein MQRILLPLFLTFLSYSGWTSGLCVLENGTIARCHDLEDVKYIDTSSLNLLKASTEKSTLGSNLFVNLTSLRHLDLSGSAIEQIEPKSFSQLTNLRSLNLADNRIEHLELASLDGLNHLHSLNLRKNNLRHLPPALARLKILKHFDVQGNPLECNCATLRVKDLIVKRGVKISKKVLCASPKNVKGTSLFKLDTAIICEFEEQDREMQNDQASTYSEEDYGSGDLFDIEEESMEYSIEASTTETPKEIAVETPFPEIPATTASSSESKTTELQLSTRTTDASESTDASKPTDATKTTNTNDDEIFFDSEEKSNPTTVDMTTERKKVYQDGLFYPTESSGDGEDGSGEGSGTGMDTGDWNTSYQPQTNDEEKEVSLFERFYNIFTGSTTSLETKKEPNLEEEEFIDASSTKGIEEEEEQLVDKSVSNPVAVGVSKKDSDEAVPGITDMSTKADVTTPVNGVELFDSKLNEMTKLGKVKVNEEDTDDELTVSPAKQSKKGMGSYVVLAVLLAVLATLIGFAAYKGDFCRKGRKRDDVENGTELKDMQKALLETGSSTQPKIASNGSVESTPLVADTTDHDEIRISNNYQVTAEIPRSPNGISDRTEPVKPPRAITPQNDQRIEETTGQDGNSLKDDTLSLRTDSIDPVVNGSPIPPEKVQPPLSPGAQRVKITLQENPDSVPRTPILITRTMAGENLVKTP from the coding sequence ATGCAAAGAATACTGTTGCCATTGTTCTTAACATTCTTGAGCTATTCAGGATGGACCAGCGGGCTTTGCGTTCTGGAGAACGGTACAATAGCTCGTTGCCACGATCTCGAAGATGTCAAATATATAGACACTTCTTCCCTTAACTTGCTGAAGGCTTCCACGGAGAAATCTACCCTCGGGTCAAATCTTTTCGTCAATTTGACCAGTCTTCGGCATTTAGATCTTTCAGGAAGTGCCATCGAACAAATAGAACCAAAAAGTTTCAGCCAATTGACGAATTTAAGAAGTTTAAATCTTGCGGATAATCGTATTGAACATTTGGAACTGGCTTCTCTAGATGGTTTAAATCATTTGCACAGTTTAAATCTTCGTAAGAACAATCTTCGACACTTGCCACCAGCCTTGGCTCGCTTAAAAATTCTAAAACATTTTGACGTTCAAGGCAATCCATTGGAATGTAATTGTGCCACACTTAGAGTAAAAGATCTGATCGTAAAAAGAGGCGTGAAAATCTCGAAAAAAGTTCTCTGCGCTAGTCCGAAAAATGTAAAAGGAACATCATTATTCAAATTAGATACCGCGATTATTTGTGAATTCGAGGAACAAGATCGCGAGATGCAAAATGATCAGGCATCTACGTATTCGGAGGAAGATTATGGTTCTGGAGATTTGTTCGATATAGAGGAAGAGAGCATGGAATATTCGATAGAAGCTTCAACCACCGAAACTCCGAAGGAAATCGCAGTTGAAACACCATTCCCAGAAATCCCTGCTACTACTGCTTCGAGTTCTGAATCAAAAACAACTGAATTACAGCTTTCGACTCGAACGACAGATGCTAGCGAATCGACAGATGCTAGCAAACCAACAGATGCTACCAAAACGACAAACACCAACGACGATGAGATCTTTTTCGATTCCGAAGAAAAAAGTAATCCTACTACGGTGGATATGACAACGGAGAGGAAGAAAGTCTACCAAGATGGTCTATTTTATCCGACAGAAAGTTCAGGCGATGGAGAAGACGGTTCTGGAGAAGGATCTGGAACAGGCATGGATACTGGTGACTGGAATACAAGTTACCAACCTCAAACAAAcgacgaagaaaaggaagttTCTCTCTTTGAGAGATTCTACAATATATTTACGGGATCAACGACGTCTTTAGAAACGAAAAAGGAACCTAACTTGGAAGAGGAAGAATTTATCGACGCGTCTTCGACTAAAGGTatcgaggaagaagaggaacaaTTAGTCGACAAATCTGTGTCAAATCCGGTTGCAGTAGGTGTATCAAAAAAGGATTCCGACGAAGCAGTACCAGGTATTACTGATATGAGTACTAAAGCTGATGTAACGACACCTGTTAATGGAGTTGAGCTATTCGACAGCAAGTTGAACGAGATGACGAAATTAGGCAAAGTTAAAGTGAACGAGGAAGACACGGATGACGAATTGACGGTATCTCCAGCGAAACAATCGAAGAAAGGAATGGGTTCTTACGTTGTTCTAGCCGTTTTATTGGCGGTTTTGGCGACTCTCATAGGATTTGCAGCTTACAAAGGTGACTTTTGCAGGAAAGGAAGAAAACGTGATGATGTTGAAAATGGAACTGAACTGAAAGACATGCAGAAAGCTTTGTTGGAAACGGGAAGTTCAACGCAACCAAAGATAGCTTCGAACGGAAGCGTGGAAAGCACACCTTTGGTCGCAGACACGACAGATCACGATGAGATAAGGATTTCGAATAACTACCAAGTTACGGCAGAAATACCAAGATCTCCGAACGGTATTTCCGACCGTACAGAACCAGTAAAACCACCGCGAGCAATTACTCCACAAAACGATCAACGAATCGAAGAGACGACTGGTCAAGATGGAAATTCTCTGAAAGATGATACGTTGTCGTTACGGACAGATTCTATAGATCCAGTAGTTAATGGCAGCCCGATTCCACCAGAAAAGGTCCAACCTCCCTTAAGTCCCGGTGCTCAGAGAGTGAAGATTACTTTGCAAGAAAATCCTGACAGCGTGCCAAGGACGCCTATACTCATCACGAGAACAATGGCTGGTGAGAATCTAGTCAAGACGCCATGA